In one Helicoverpa zea isolate HzStark_Cry1AcR chromosome 5, ilHelZeax1.1, whole genome shotgun sequence genomic region, the following are encoded:
- the LOC124630789 gene encoding ubiquitin carboxyl-terminal hydrolase-like has product MAVALPMESNPETMNKYLEKLGVSEKWRMVDVIGLEDDALNWVPRPVLAVVLLFPLSDAYEKHRRDQENDIQTKGLQAPKDVFHLKQVLSNVCGTIALVHSVANNIHDIELNDGLLKNYIKEAKDLDATAKGALLENSAAILNAYRDIVRTGNEPGTEVEETVNNHFVTFIHKDGHLFELDGRKSFPINHGATTPERLLEDAAKVCRQFIEREPDNIGFNVVALVPAQ; this is encoded by the coding sequence ATGGCTGTAGCTCTGCCTATGGAATCCAACCCCGAGACAATGAACAAGTACTTGGAAAAGTTGGGTGTGTCTGAAAAATGGCGGATGGTTGACGTGATAGGTTTAGAAGACGATGCCCTCAACTGGGTCCCACGGCCTGTTCTAGCCGTAGTCTTGCTGTTCCCACTCTCCGACGCCTACGAGAAGCATCGCCGCGACCAAGAGAATGACATCCAAACCAAAGGCCTTCAAGCTCCCAAAGATGTGTTCCATTTGAAGCAAGTTCTTAGCAATGTGTGTGGAACTATAGCCTTAGTACACAGCGTCGCCAATAACATTCATGACATTGAACTAAATGACGGACTTTTGAAAAATTACATCAAGGAAGCCAAGGACCTCGACGCGACCGCTAAAGGGGCACTCCTGGAGAATTCCGCTGCAATTTTGAACGCCTATAGAGATATAGTGCGCACGGGAAACGAGCCAGGCACAGAGGTCGAGGAAACTGTCAACAATCATTTTGTTACTTTCATCCATAAGGATGGGCACTTGTTCGAGTTGGATGGACGCAAGTCTTTCCCTATAAACCATGGCGCTACCACTCCAGAACGTCTCCTAGAAGACGCCGCGAAGGTGTGCCGTCAATTCATCGAACGGGAACCGGATAATATCGGCTTCAATGTAGTAGCTCTGGTGCCTGCCCAGTAA